A segment of the Luteitalea sp. genome:
TAGTCCGACGAGGGCTGACCGAACATGTTGAAGAACAGGCCGTCCACGTCGTAGCGCCCCAGCGCTTCCGTGAGAATCTGCATCGCCGGCTCGCGGTAGTAGCCATTGATGCAGGTCGCATACAGGCCGTTGTAGATCGCCGGCTCGCCGTTTGCCTTGCGAAAGAACCACTCCGGATTCGCGTCGAACGCCAGCTTCGGCGCCTTGCTGAAGTCGAAGCGACCGATCACGCGAATGCCCCGGGCGTGCGCCTCCTCGAGCACGTCGCCGAAGGTATCTTGCCCAGGCGGCATGTGTGGGCTCCGACGATGGAAGGCGATCGCCGTGTTGTAGTGGGCGACGATGCCGCCCATCCCGAAGAGGAGGACGTTGGCCGGGAAGTCAGCGAGCTGCTCGACCAGTCGCTTGGCGTCGAGACCTGAATCCGTCTCCCGCAGATTCGTCTGCACCAGACGGAACGGCTCCTCCATCCACCATCGCTTCGGTTCGGGAGTCCTGTCCGGCTGGAGTGCCGCCGCGGTCGCCACGGCAAACAGGACGAGACCTACTGCAACGAGCGGCTTGAGCGGCAAATGCGGCATGGGCACCTCACCGGGAGTTTACACGCGGCGCATGGGCGGCTGTGTCGGGAACATAGTCTGCTACGCGATCTCAGGCAGCGAAGGCCGCGGATACCCGCGTTCCGATGCTCTCTTCCGTGCTACGTCGCGACCGACGTTCCCGCGGAAACGTCACCCCCTGGGGCCACGTCCCTCGGACGATCCCGTAGGACCTCGACCGCCCAGCCCACGTCGAATCGCTCGCCATACCACTCCGGCGTCGCTGTGTGAGGCCCGATCTGGATGTCGGCGGACGCGAGCCGCGCGGCGATGGGGGCCAGCGGGTCACGAACGGGGCTGCAGGCGCTGCACCAGCGCGGGACTGGCGGAGAGGCTGGCAGCGGCCGCCCATCCGGCCGGCAGACGCGGACCGTCCCGTCCGGGGCCCGCGTGAGCGTGAAGCCCTCTTCATGCACCGCTCTATGGTGGCGTTTGCAGACCAAGGCGAGATTGGTCAGCCCCGTGGCGCCTCCGTCGGCCCAGTGAACAAGATGGTGGGCCTCGCAGTGCCGCGCCGTACAGCCGGGAAACTGGCAGTGGCGATCGCGGGCGGTCAGCGCCCGGCGGATCGCCGGGGGAATCGTCCGCCGCTTCCGCCCGACGTCGAGCACCGTGCCGTCTGGCGCATGCCGCATCACCACGGTGGACGCATCGCAGGCAAGGCGTCGCGACGTTTCAGCGGAAACGCGCGCGGCGTCGACGTCCTCCAGCACCGCCTGGCCGGCGTCGGGCGCGACCACCTCCTCTGCGGCCGATCCGCCGTCCGCGTTCAGCGTGTCCTCGTCGACGTGGACCACCACCTGATACCGATCGCCCGACGTCCCGGGATCCAAGTCACTGGCCAGGGCGCTCTCGGCCAGGAGCCCAAGCGCGTCGGCGCGGCGTTGGGCCGGAGTGATTTCCACGGTGCCGTCGTCACGGGCGTCGGCAACACTTTCGCGAAGCAGCCGATCGCTCGCTGCCTCGAGCGCCCGTTGCACCACGGCCCCGAGCTCCGGTGCGAGCCGGCCGCGGATGACCAGCATCCCGTCCTCATCGACCCAGGTGTGAAGGGACCGCTGCTGATGGCGCCGCGCGGTCTCGCGCGCTTCCTCCAGGCGGTCGGCACGCCGCCAGGCGCGGACCAATCGCTCGACGTGCGCCGCCGTGCCGCCCTGCGCTGCACGCAGAAGCCGCGTCTCATTGTCCGGCGTTGCGATCCTGCTGAGCGCGCGGACCTTTGAGTACGACAGCTCGCCGCGCTGCATCGCGGTACTGATCTGGGGGAGCCTCGCCAGGGCGT
Coding sequences within it:
- a CDS encoding family 10 glycosylhydrolase — its product is MPHLPLKPLVAVGLVLFAVATAAALQPDRTPEPKRWWMEEPFRLVQTNLRETDSGLDAKRLVEQLADFPANVLLFGMGGIVAHYNTAIAFHRRSPHMPPGQDTFGDVLEEAHARGIRVIGRFDFSKAPKLAFDANPEWFFRKANGEPAIYNGLYATCINGYYREPAMQILTEALGRYDVDGLFFNMFGQPSSD
- a CDS encoding DUF222 domain-containing protein; this translates as MKVAETLEPIEWYLEAYKRLQIRWLSWFMSTPALLETTPDTSIPAVLADAPTPPSEEEIEQLGDAIAELSARIQAATYELLVLIRQFDQRAGWNDGSCLSCAHWLSWRTGLDPGAAREKVRVAHALARLPQISTAMQRGELSYSKVRALSRIATPDNETRLLRAAQGGTAAHVERLVRAWRRADRLEEARETARRHQQRSLHTWVDEDGMLVIRGRLAPELGAVVQRALEAASDRLLRESVADARDDGTVEITPAQRRADALGLLAESALASDLDPGTSGDRYQVVVHVDEDTLNADGGSAAEEVVAPDAGQAVLEDVDAARVSAETSRRLACDASTVVMRHAPDGTVLDVGRKRRTIPPAIRRALTARDRHCQFPGCTARHCEAHHLVHWADGGATGLTNLALVCKRHHRAVHEEGFTLTRAPDGTVRVCRPDGRPLPASPPVPRWCSACSPVRDPLAPIAARLASADIQIGPHTATPEWYGERFDVGWAVEVLRDRPRDVAPGGDVSAGTSVAT